In Treponema pectinovorum, a single genomic region encodes these proteins:
- the murI gene encoding glutamate racemase — protein sequence MDLTLPADFAFLDSGTGGIPYMLALKEKQPQKKCVYLGDTEHFPYGEKSEDEIKNCAKLAVNLIIKKWAPKTLIVACNTISVTALDFLRGEFPLLPIVGTVPAIKLAAQITKNKKIGFLATNASVNSPYSQKLIDDFAWDCEVLKRGDPKLISFIEREFFTADENQKIQAVKPAVDFFKKNGCDTIILGCTHFTHIADVIQKLAGNNIKVIDSREGVSNQAIRLENSILKKNIETDFCKSQATTCHNQNAIEPFKDLSFYVTKAEKKETLEYKSLCQKLNITWGGIAKP from the coding sequence ATGGATTTAACTCTTCCTGCCGATTTTGCTTTTTTGGATTCTGGCACAGGCGGAATTCCTTACATGCTTGCCTTAAAAGAAAAACAGCCGCAAAAAAAATGCGTTTATCTTGGCGACACAGAGCATTTTCCCTATGGAGAAAAATCAGAAGACGAAATAAAAAACTGTGCAAAACTTGCGGTAAATTTAATCATCAAAAAATGGGCGCCAAAAACTTTGATTGTCGCTTGCAATACTATTTCGGTTACCGCTCTGGATTTTTTAAGAGGAGAGTTTCCCTTGCTTCCAATCGTGGGAACGGTGCCTGCAATAAAACTTGCAGCGCAAATTACAAAGAACAAAAAAATAGGTTTTTTGGCAACCAATGCTTCGGTAAATTCGCCGTATAGCCAGAAGTTAATAGATGATTTTGCTTGGGATTGCGAGGTTTTAAAGAGGGGAGACCCAAAACTCATATCTTTTATTGAAAGGGAATTTTTTACTGCAGATGAAAATCAAAAGATACAAGCAGTAAAACCAGCCGTGGATTTTTTTAAGAAAAACGGCTGCGATACGATAATCTTAGGTTGTACTCATTTTACGCACATTGCAGATGTAATACAAAAATTGGCAGGAAACAACATAAAGGTAATAGACAGCAGGGAAGGTGTTTCCAACCAAGCGATAAGGCTTGAAAATTCAATTCTCAAAAAAAACATCGAAACCGATTTTTGTAAATCGCAGGCGACAACATGCCACAATCAAAATGCCATAGAGCCTTTTAAAGATTTATCCTTTTATGTAACAAAGGCAGAAAAAAAAGAGACTCTCGAATACAAGAGTCTCTGCCAAAAATTGAATATCACCTGGGGCGGAATCGCAAAACCATAA
- a CDS encoding NADP-dependent isocitrate dehydrogenase, which yields MAKIIMKNAIAELDGDEMTRVLWKVIKEKLLEPFVELKTEYFDLGLKNRDDTDDKVTYDSAASIKRLKVGVKCATITSNAERVKEYNLKQLTRSPNGIIREELDGTVFRTPIFVKNIHCSVSTWEKPIVLGRHAYGDVYKNCELKIDQPGKAELVFTGEDGKEIRKTIQVMKGPGILQGIHNMDCSIESFARCCFSFALDKKIDCWLGTKDTISKIYDGNFKNIFQKIFDEEFKEKFEKARIEYFYTLIDDAVARIMKSKGGMLWACKNYDGDVMSDMIASACGSLAMMTSILVSPNGEFEYEASHGTVQKHYYRYLKGEKTSTNPVALIFAWTGALAKRAELDNTPELKEFAKKLEKATIDVIESGVMTGDLALLAEPKAKRIVNSWEFIDEIAAKLK from the coding sequence ATGGCTAAAATAATTATGAAAAATGCGATTGCCGAACTTGACGGTGATGAGATGACTAGAGTTTTGTGGAAAGTGATTAAAGAAAAACTTCTTGAACCTTTTGTTGAATTAAAAACCGAATATTTTGATTTGGGACTTAAAAACCGCGATGACACAGACGACAAAGTTACCTACGACAGCGCTGCAAGCATTAAGCGTTTAAAAGTTGGAGTAAAATGCGCAACCATAACTTCCAATGCAGAACGAGTTAAAGAATACAACTTAAAACAGCTCACCCGCTCGCCTAACGGAATTATTCGCGAAGAACTCGACGGAACCGTTTTTAGAACGCCTATCTTTGTAAAAAATATTCACTGCTCGGTAAGCACCTGGGAAAAACCGATTGTTTTGGGAAGGCACGCATACGGCGATGTTTACAAAAACTGCGAGCTAAAAATTGACCAGCCTGGAAAAGCGGAATTGGTTTTTACTGGTGAAGATGGAAAAGAAATAAGAAAGACGATTCAAGTAATGAAAGGACCTGGTATTTTACAGGGAATTCACAATATGGACTGTTCAATAGAAAGTTTTGCACGCTGCTGTTTTTCGTTTGCGCTTGATAAAAAAATTGACTGCTGGCTTGGAACTAAAGATACAATCTCTAAAATTTACGATGGAAATTTTAAAAACATTTTCCAGAAGATTTTTGATGAAGAATTCAAGGAAAAATTTGAAAAAGCGAGAATCGAATATTTTTACACTTTGATTGACGATGCGGTTGCAAGAATTATGAAGAGCAAAGGCGGAATGCTTTGGGCTTGTAAAAACTATGACGGCGATGTTATGAGTGATATGATTGCTTCTGCCTGCGGCTCGCTTGCGATGATGACGAGCATACTTGTTTCCCCTAACGGCGAATTTGAATACGAAGCAAGCCATGGAACTGTGCAAAAACACTACTACCGCTATTTAAAAGGCGAAAAGACTTCCACAAATCCTGTTGCACTGATTTTTGCGTGGACTGGCGCGCTTGCAAAAAGGGCGGAACTCGACAACACTCCTGAATTAAAAGAATTTGCAAAAAAACTGGAAAAAGCAACAATCGATGTTATTGAAAGCGGTGTTATGACAGGCGATCTTGCACTCCTTGCAGAACCTAAGGCAAAACGCATAGTAAATTCGTGGGAATTTATAGACGAAATTGCTGCAAAGTTAAAATGA
- a CDS encoding AMP-binding protein — protein METLQDLGTYTFPALLKNSVKKFAERPALCFVEGEPFSYSQVAQKTVQIAQMLKGLGLCKGSKVAILSTGRPEWGITYFSIVNYGMICVPLLPDFSEVELQTIFAHCEVDAIFIEQKLLSKIEKISTALPKYVISIEDFSVLKVNTHLSKTQNENSFLGKTLDFFKDEKLLSVFISEDDTASIIYTSGTTGRSKGVELSHKNLVWCAVYGQFFHRVNKFDKCLSFLPLSHVYEFTIGFLMQILNGSCVYYLGKPPVVNALLSAFKSVQPTIVLSVPLVMEKIYKAKVVPELTKTKFLKFLYGIRIFQKQLHKIAGKSLKKKFGGRLEFFGIGGAKVDPAVERFMKDAKFPYAIGYGLTETSPLLAGSGVRFTSPGKIGVAVPEVQLKINNPDPKTHVGEVVAKGPNVMKGYYKDEMLTKQAFTTDEDSVGKGFFKTGDLGIFKKYRGKQYLILKGRNKNMILGPSGENIYPEDIEFVLNQHPLVTESLVVEDDSGLVALVQMDEEKLNEKAEQNVKRNENLKDLVKEVQENFDKRAEEFKNAVAYEKARLINEIQFYINCRVNKNSKISKIQTVSEFQKTATQKIKRFLYDLRSKKSGKN, from the coding sequence ATGGAAACTTTGCAGGATTTGGGTACTTATACATTTCCCGCACTTTTAAAAAACAGCGTAAAAAAATTTGCAGAACGACCAGCCCTTTGTTTTGTAGAAGGTGAACCTTTTTCTTATTCTCAAGTTGCACAAAAAACAGTTCAAATTGCACAAATGCTCAAAGGTCTTGGACTTTGCAAAGGCAGCAAGGTTGCAATCCTTTCCACAGGAAGACCAGAATGGGGCATCACTTATTTTTCAATCGTAAATTATGGCATGATTTGTGTTCCTCTCCTGCCAGATTTTTCGGAAGTTGAACTCCAGACTATTTTTGCACATTGCGAAGTTGATGCAATTTTTATTGAGCAAAAACTCCTTTCAAAAATCGAAAAAATCTCTACTGCGCTTCCGAAGTATGTTATAAGCATAGAAGATTTTTCTGTTTTAAAAGTGAACACTCATCTTTCAAAAACTCAAAATGAAAATTCTTTTTTGGGAAAAACGCTTGATTTTTTCAAAGATGAAAAACTTTTGAGCGTTTTCATAAGCGAAGATGATACTGCTTCTATCATCTACACTTCTGGCACAACAGGACGCTCCAAAGGCGTTGAACTTTCGCACAAAAATCTGGTCTGGTGTGCAGTTTACGGTCAGTTTTTTCATCGTGTAAATAAATTTGACAAGTGTCTTTCTTTTTTGCCGCTTTCGCATGTTTACGAGTTTACGATAGGATTCTTAATGCAAATTTTAAACGGTTCTTGCGTCTACTATCTTGGAAAACCTCCAGTTGTAAACGCACTCCTCAGCGCTTTTAAAAGTGTACAGCCGACTATTGTCCTTTCGGTTCCACTTGTAATGGAAAAAATCTACAAAGCAAAAGTCGTTCCAGAACTTACAAAAACAAAATTTTTAAAGTTCTTATACGGAATCAGAATCTTTCAAAAGCAACTTCATAAAATTGCAGGCAAATCGCTCAAAAAGAAATTTGGTGGCCGCCTTGAGTTTTTTGGAATTGGAGGTGCAAAAGTAGACCCTGCCGTTGAACGCTTTATGAAAGATGCAAAATTTCCTTATGCAATAGGATATGGGCTTACAGAAACTTCGCCATTGCTTGCAGGCAGTGGAGTTCGTTTTACTTCCCCAGGAAAAATTGGCGTTGCTGTTCCAGAAGTTCAGTTAAAAATCAACAATCCAGATCCAAAAACTCATGTTGGAGAAGTTGTTGCAAAAGGTCCTAATGTGATGAAAGGCTACTATAAAGATGAAATGCTTACAAAGCAGGCTTTTACGACAGACGAAGATTCTGTAGGAAAAGGATTTTTTAAGACTGGCGACCTTGGAATTTTTAAAAAATATCGTGGAAAGCAGTATTTGATTTTAAAAGGGCGCAACAAAAATATGATTTTAGGACCTTCCGGCGAAAATATATATCCAGAAGACATTGAGTTTGTTTTAAATCAGCATCCGCTTGTAACAGAATCGTTGGTTGTAGAAGACGATTCAGGTCTTGTTGCTCTTGTGCAAATGGACGAAGAAAAACTCAATGAAAAAGCTGAACAAAACGTAAAGCGGAACGAAAATTTAAAAGACCTTGTAAAAGAGGTTCAGGAAAATTTTGATAAGCGTGCAGAGGAATTTAAAAATGCAGTCGCCTACGAAAAAGCTCGCCTCATAAATGAAATTCAGTTTTACATAAACTGCCGTGTAAATAAAAATTCAAAAATAAGTAAAATTCAAACAGTTTCAGAATTTCAAAAAACTGCAACTCAAAAAATAAAGAGATTTTTGTACGATTTACGATCCAAAAAAAGCGGAAAAAATTAA
- a CDS encoding response regulator transcription factor codes for MRILLVEDEERLSAALVQIFKNNQIGVDAVYNGNDGLEYALVGNYDAIILDIMLPGIDGFKVLKALRAQKNNVPIMVLTAKDEISDKVSGLDWGADDYVTKPFDVNELLARLRALTRRKGEIREDIRQFGDLILSSRNCELQSADGKAIKLSLKEYQILERLFDHPHQIITKEYLIDKIWGGDSNIEYNNVEVYISFIRKKIENLNVGIKIRTARGIGYFLEDESR; via the coding sequence ATGCGAATATTACTTGTAGAAGATGAAGAGAGACTTTCTGCTGCTCTGGTGCAAATTTTTAAAAATAATCAAATTGGTGTGGATGCTGTCTATAACGGTAATGATGGTTTAGAATATGCATTGGTAGGAAATTATGATGCAATCATTTTAGATATAATGCTTCCTGGAATTGACGGATTTAAGGTTCTAAAAGCGTTGCGTGCACAAAAAAATAATGTTCCAATAATGGTTTTAACGGCAAAAGATGAAATTTCCGATAAAGTTTCCGGATTAGACTGGGGTGCAGACGATTATGTTACAAAACCGTTTGATGTGAATGAACTTTTAGCCAGACTTCGTGCTCTTACAAGACGCAAAGGAGAAATTCGAGAAGATATAAGGCAGTTTGGAGATTTAATTTTGAGTTCCAGAAACTGCGAACTTCAATCTGCCGACGGAAAAGCGATAAAACTCTCATTAAAAGAATATCAAATCTTGGAAAGACTTTTTGATCATCCGCATCAGATAATAACAAAGGAATATTTAATCGACAAAATTTGGGGTGGCGACAGCAATATTGAATACAACAACGTCGAAGTCTATATCAGTTTTATCCGCAAAAAGATAGAAAATTTAAATGTAGGAATAAAAATAAGAACCGCACGCGGAATAGGCTACTTCCTAGAGGATGAAAGTAGATAA
- a CDS encoding sensor histidine kinase, whose product MKLLKITRLKIIILVMSTITVTVAFVMFTLNIILSSVVYNEAWQYLEKMAKNDGIDKTLPVINYDFILNTKEHNENSLEKHDKEFGALTNVEDNYPFGVFNNPIEHYIGRHYYHLPIAKNLDFHFSFSLKIDLINNKYEYVYGKNQNFYDGDIEKLCLNIIEKKKHRGIYKGYFYIVRNYEDNTSLICLMNRVSELQYLKNLYISSTIIFCISVFISFIISFISSRLLLLPVEECFESQRQFISDSGHELRTPIATIEANLAVVMSEYPNNKWLQYINEENKSMGKLVNNLLFLSRNDKYWKKVTFKQFDLTSAINNAVLPFESILYEQKKNLNIQINRNMKLIGDENAIKQVITILMDNAIKYSLTGGIIRVLAYSENQFYFIKIYNTGMGIQLENLTKVFDRFFREDSARTKGGYGLGLAIAHNIIREAGGVLTVDSDGKTWVEFTIKLR is encoded by the coding sequence TTGAAATTATTAAAGATAACTCGTTTAAAAATAATTATTCTCGTAATGTCTACGATAACAGTTACAGTTGCTTTCGTAATGTTTACTTTAAACATAATACTTTCGAGTGTGGTGTATAATGAAGCCTGGCAATATCTTGAAAAAATGGCAAAAAATGATGGAATTGACAAAACTTTGCCGGTAATAAATTACGATTTTATTTTAAATACAAAAGAACATAACGAAAATTCATTGGAAAAACACGATAAAGAATTCGGTGCCCTAACAAATGTAGAAGATAACTATCCTTTTGGTGTTTTTAATAATCCTATAGAGCACTATATAGGAAGACACTACTATCATCTACCAATTGCAAAAAATTTAGATTTTCATTTTTCTTTTTCATTAAAAATTGACCTAATTAATAATAAATATGAGTATGTCTACGGTAAAAACCAAAATTTTTATGATGGCGATATTGAAAAACTTTGTCTCAATATTATAGAGAAAAAAAAACATCGAGGAATATATAAGGGGTATTTTTACATTGTTCGTAATTATGAAGATAATACTTCTTTAATATGCTTGATGAATCGTGTATCAGAACTTCAATACTTAAAAAATCTATATATATCTTCAACAATCATCTTTTGTATTTCGGTTTTTATATCTTTTATCATAAGTTTTATTTCTTCAAGGCTGTTATTACTTCCAGTAGAAGAATGTTTTGAATCTCAAAGACAGTTTATATCGGATTCAGGACATGAATTAAGAACGCCTATTGCTACAATAGAGGCAAATCTTGCTGTTGTTATGAGCGAGTATCCAAATAACAAATGGTTGCAATACATAAACGAAGAAAATAAAAGTATGGGAAAACTTGTAAACAATCTTTTGTTTTTGAGCAGAAACGATAAATACTGGAAAAAAGTTACATTTAAACAATTTGATTTGACATCAGCTATTAATAATGCAGTTCTTCCATTTGAAAGCATCTTATACGAACAGAAAAAAAATCTTAATATTCAAATAAATCGTAACATGAAACTTATAGGTGATGAAAACGCTATAAAACAAGTGATAACAATCTTAATGGATAATGCAATAAAGTATTCTTTAACAGGCGGAATAATTAGAGTTCTAGCGTACAGCGAAAATCAATTTTATTTTATAAAAATCTACAATACTGGAATGGGAATTCAGTTAGAAAATTTGACAAAGGTTTTTGATCGATTTTTTAGAGAAGATTCTGCTCGTACAAAAGGTGGATATGGACTTGGACTTGCTATTGCACATAACATTATAAGGGAAGCTGGGGGAGTTCTTACTGTGGACTCTGACGGAAAAACTTGGGTTGAATTTACGATAAAGCTTCGATAA
- a CDS encoding LL-diaminopimelate aminotransferase — MIKRNIGFSNLTAGYLFPEVARRRREYVALHPNAKIISLGIGNTTEPLSKHIAAAMSNYALGLSTSEGYSGYGDEQGNPVLRAKIASVFYPGLAEEDEIFISDGAKCDIARIQTLFGSKVNVALQDPAYPVYVDGSVVIGAAGKNTGNGYKGITYLPCTPENDFFPELSKVKKNSLIYFCSPNNPTGATATKNQLQTLVDFAISNGCIIIYDAAYSAFIRDESLPKTIFEVQGAKKCAIEVNSFSKPAGFTGVRLGWSVVPKDLKFADGTSVNRDWNRVMTTLFNGASNIAQAGGIAALDEQGLLDMKAQVDFYLENGRLIKETLEGENFKKAGVVSYFTGNGPYVWAKFPGKKSWQIFDLILDKCNVVTTPGSGFGPSGESFVRFSSFGHRSDVQEACKRLSELQL; from the coding sequence ATGATTAAAAGAAATATTGGTTTTTCAAACCTTACAGCAGGCTACCTTTTTCCAGAGGTTGCTCGTCGTCGCCGTGAATATGTTGCTCTTCATCCAAATGCAAAGATAATAAGCCTTGGAATAGGAAACACGACAGAGCCTCTTTCAAAACACATTGCAGCAGCAATGTCAAACTATGCTTTAGGACTTTCAACATCAGAGGGATATTCTGGCTATGGAGATGAACAGGGAAATCCTGTTTTGCGTGCAAAAATCGCTTCTGTTTTTTATCCTGGGCTTGCAGAAGAAGACGAAATATTTATTTCCGACGGAGCAAAATGCGACATCGCTCGCATCCAAACTTTATTTGGTTCAAAAGTAAATGTTGCACTCCAAGATCCCGCTTATCCGGTTTATGTTGACGGTTCTGTTGTAATAGGTGCTGCTGGCAAAAATACAGGCAATGGTTACAAAGGAATTACCTATCTTCCTTGCACTCCAGAAAATGACTTTTTCCCAGAACTTTCAAAGGTAAAAAAGAATTCTTTAATATATTTTTGCTCTCCAAATAATCCAACGGGAGCAACAGCCACAAAAAATCAATTACAAACTCTCGTCGATTTTGCAATTTCAAACGGCTGCATAATAATCTACGATGCAGCATATTCGGCATTCATCCGTGACGAAAGTCTGCCAAAAACGATTTTTGAAGTTCAAGGTGCAAAAAAATGCGCAATCGAAGTAAATTCTTTTTCAAAACCTGCGGGTTTTACAGGTGTTCGATTGGGGTGGTCTGTAGTTCCAAAAGACTTAAAATTTGCGGACGGCACAAGCGTAAACCGCGACTGGAACAGAGTTATGACAACTCTTTTTAACGGAGCGTCAAATATAGCCCAAGCAGGCGGAATTGCTGCTCTGGATGAACAGGGGCTTTTGGATATGAAAGCTCAGGTTGATTTTTACTTGGAAAACGGAAGGCTTATAAAAGAGACCCTCGAAGGCGAAAATTTCAAAAAGGCAGGCGTTGTTTCGTATTTTACAGGAAATGGCCCTTATGTTTGGGCAAAATTTCCTGGCAAAAAGAGTTGGCAAATCTTCGATTTAATCCTCGACAAATGCAATGTCGTTACAACTCCAGGTTCTGGTTTTGGTCCTAGTGGAGAGAGTTTTGTGCGCTTTAGTTCCTTTGGGCACAGAAGTGATGTTCAAGAAGCGTGCAAACGGCTTTCAGAACTTCAGTTGTAA